The genome window AGTCTGCCCAGCCAGTCGGCGGGGCGGGCCCACACCAAGGTCGCCCGGCACCGTCGCATCGTCGAGTTGCTGCGCCTGAACCAGGTGCGCTCCCAGGTCGAGCTGGCCCAGCTGCTCAACTCCGACGGGGTGGCCGTCACCCAGGCCACCCTGTCGCGTGACCTGGTCGAGCTGAACGCGGTGAAGGTGCGGCACGCCGACGGCGGGCTGATCTACGCGGTACCGGGGGAGGGCGGCGACCGCACCCCGCAGGCCGGCGTCGAGCAGGGCGCACTCACCGCCCGGCTGGCCCGGCTGTGCGAGGAACTGCTGGTCACGGCCGAGGCCTCGGCCAACCTCGTGGTGCTGCACACCCCGCCGGGAGCCGCTCAGTTCCTGGCCTCGGCCATCGACCACTCGGTGCTGCCCGACGTGCTCGGCACCATCGCGGGTGACGACACGGTGCTGGTGGTGACCCGCGACCCGGTGGGCGGCGACGCGGTCGCGAGCCGTTTCCTGGCGCTGGCCGCCGGCACCGACAACTAACACAACAATGGACGGCGAACAGCCCGCTCCGGTGTCACGTGCGCGCCGGAACTGCCCGGGCTCCCCGTCGTCCCCGATTCTAAGGAGCAACCCGTGACCGCCGAGCCCAAGGTCCTGTGGGGTTCACGTTTCAGCGCCGGCCCGGCCGACGCGATGTTCGCCCTGTCCGTGTCGACCCACTTCGACTGGCGGCTGGCCCGGTACGACCTGGCCGGGTCCCGGGCGCACGCACGGGCGCTGAACCGGGCCGGTCTGCTCACGGACGACGACCTGGCGGGCCTGCTCGCCGGCATCGACGGGCTGGACGCCGACGTGGTCTCCGGTGCGGTCACCCCCGCCGCGCAGGACGAGGACGTGCACTCCGCCCTGGAGCGCATCCTGATCGAGCGACTCGGCCCGGAACTGGGCGGACGGCTGCGGGCGGGGCGCTCGCGCAACGACCAGATCGCCACCCTGCTGCGGATGTTCCTGCGCGACCACGCGCGGATCGTGGCCGGTCTGCTGCTCGACCTGGCCGAGGCGCTGGCCGCCCAGGCCGCCGCGCACCCCACCGCCCCGATGCCCGGCCGCACCCACATGCAGCACGCCCAGCCGGTGCTGCTGGCCCACCACCTGCTGGCCCGCGCCTGGCCGCTGCTGCGCGACGTGGACCGGCTGCGCGACTTCGACCGCCGCGCCGCGGTCTCGCCCTACGGCTCCGGCGCCCTGGCCGGCTCCACGCTCGGCCTCGACCCCGAGGCCGTGGCCGCCGACCTGGGCTTCAGCTCGTCGGTTCCGAACTCCCTGGACGGCACGGCCTCTCGTGACCTGGGCGCCGAATTCGCCTTCGTGGCAGCGATGATCGGTGTCGACATCTCCGGACTGGCCGAGGACGTGATCATCTGGGCGACCAAGGAGTTCTCCTTCGTCACCCTCGACGACGCCTGGTCCACCGGGTCGAGCATCATGCCGCAGAAGAAGAACCCCGACGTGGCCGAGCTGACCCGGGGCAAGGCCGGCCGGCTGATCGGTGACCTGGCCGGGCTGATGGGCACGCTGAAGGCCCTGCCGCTGGCCTACAACCGCGACCTCCAGGAAGACAAGGAGCCGGTGTTCGACGCGGCCGACACGCTGGAGGTCGTTCTGCCCGCGCTCGCGGGACTGGTGTCCACCCTGGTGTTCCACACCGAGCGGATGGCCGAGCTGGCGCCGCAGGGCTTCGCGCTCGCCACCGACATCGCCGAGTGGCTGGTGCGGCAGCGGGTGCCGTTCCGCGACGCGCACGAGATCGCCGGGGCCTGCGTGCAGCGCTGTGAGCAGCGGGCCGCGGCCGAGGGCCGCCCGGTGGAGCTGTGGGACCTGACCGACGACGACCTGGCCGCCGTCTCGCCGCACCTGACCCCCGCCGTGCGTGAGGTGCTGAACCTGGAGGGCGCGCTCAGCTCGCGCGACGGCCGGGGCGGCACCTCACCGCGCCGGGTGGCCGAGCAGATGGCCGAGCTGGCGGGCGAGATCAAGGTGCTGCGCGACTGGGCCCGGGAGGGTTCCACGAACTGAGACCCAAACGTGATCAAAGCCGTTCCGGGCAGGTCGCATTCGGGTGAGCGGTAAAACGCCCGGTTCGTCATGGTGCGGAGTGACGGCCCGTCAGGGCCGTAGCGCAAAGTTACCGGGACGAACCGGGCGTGAAACATTTCTGAAATAGCAAAATGCCTGGGGAACAACAGGTTTCGCGTTACCGCCCGAAGTGGTGTCTTTACGTCTCCGGAAGCAGGAGCAAGACTGGGCTGT of Kineosporia corallincola contains these proteins:
- the argH gene encoding argininosuccinate lyase, which gives rise to MTAEPKVLWGSRFSAGPADAMFALSVSTHFDWRLARYDLAGSRAHARALNRAGLLTDDDLAGLLAGIDGLDADVVSGAVTPAAQDEDVHSALERILIERLGPELGGRLRAGRSRNDQIATLLRMFLRDHARIVAGLLLDLAEALAAQAAAHPTAPMPGRTHMQHAQPVLLAHHLLARAWPLLRDVDRLRDFDRRAAVSPYGSGALAGSTLGLDPEAVAADLGFSSSVPNSLDGTASRDLGAEFAFVAAMIGVDISGLAEDVIIWATKEFSFVTLDDAWSTGSSIMPQKKNPDVAELTRGKAGRLIGDLAGLMGTLKALPLAYNRDLQEDKEPVFDAADTLEVVLPALAGLVSTLVFHTERMAELAPQGFALATDIAEWLVRQRVPFRDAHEIAGACVQRCEQRAAAEGRPVELWDLTDDDLAAVSPHLTPAVREVLNLEGALSSRDGRGGTSPRRVAEQMAELAGEIKVLRDWAREGSTN
- a CDS encoding arginine repressor; translation: MSLPSQSAGRAHTKVARHRRIVELLRLNQVRSQVELAQLLNSDGVAVTQATLSRDLVELNAVKVRHADGGLIYAVPGEGGDRTPQAGVEQGALTARLARLCEELLVTAEASANLVVLHTPPGAAQFLASAIDHSVLPDVLGTIAGDDTVLVVTRDPVGGDAVASRFLALAAGTDN